Proteins from a genomic interval of Zingiber officinale cultivar Zhangliang chromosome 2A, Zo_v1.1, whole genome shotgun sequence:
- the LOC122042611 gene encoding pentatricopeptide repeat-containing protein ELI1, chloroplastic-like codes for MASRNRRLLLLLEKCQSMRHLKQTQAQLAAAGIAAHPFAVSRLLAFCSHPVRGCLRHSRLLFRHAPAPTLCIRNTMIKALLLRQHYAEPFHIYRRLLRDGLSPDNYTLPYVLKACAGLKDAVAGAQVHAHTIKLGFFADTFVCNTLALVCFACGGDAVSARQVFDGIPQRDAVSWTVMISGYGQLGDVENARLLFDESPLKDHGIWGAIISAYVQNNCFKEGLSMFRLMQAAGLEPDEGVLVTALSASAQIGALDIGIWIHQYMNRSGLKMSIKLCTALMDMYLKCGNLNLAKKLFDAMTSKDTVCWNVMILGLAIHGHGEDALKLFACMMKEQVKPDDATYIAILTACSHSRLVEEGLQAFDSMNSYGIEPKSEHYVCMVDSLGRAGYFKEAQEIIGRMSGDVSPADKAIAWRALLSACWNHGDTRCAEVAARHLLESEVRSSGYVLLSNIHETLGKDGEEARRIRKCMKDRGILKLPGCSSIQAGGHVHEFIAGEQMHPEIKEIHSVLETIHEQFLG; via the coding sequence ATGGCGAGCAGAAATCgccgcctcctccttcttctagAGAAATGCCAGAGCATGCGACACTTGAAGCAGACCCAAGCCCAGCTCGCCGCCGCCGGCATCGCCGCCCACCCTTTCGCCGTCAGCCGCCTCCTGGCCTTCTGCTCCCACCCCGTCCGCGGATGCCTCCGCCACTCCCGCCTCCTCTTCCGCCACGCCCCCGCACCGACTCTCTGCATCCGCAACACCATGATCAAGGCCCTCCTCCTCCGCCAACACTACGCCGAGCCCTTCCACATCTACCGCCGATTGCTGCGCGACGGCCTCTCCCCGGACAACTACACCCTTCCTTACGTCCTCAAAGCGTGCGCCGGATTGAAGGACGCCGTAGCCGGCGCTCAGGTCCACGCCCACACCATAAAGCTTGGATTTTTCGCTGACACCTTCGTCTGCAACACGCTCGCTCTGGTGTGCTTCGCATGCGGTGGCGATGCCGTTTCTGCCAGACAGGTGTTTGATGGAATTCCCCAACGAGATGCCGTGTCTTGGACTGTCATGATTTCTGGCTATGGTCAGCTGGGGGACGTCGAGAATGCCCGGTTGCTGTTTGACGAATCTCCACTTAAGGATCATGGGATTTGGGGGGCTATCATTTCTGCCTATGTGCAGAATAACTGTTTCAAAGAAGGTCTGTCTATGTTTCGTCTAATGCAGGCAGCAGGCTTGGAGCCTGATGAAGGAGTTTTAGTGACCGCACTCTCTGCTTCCGCTCAGATTGGAGCACTGGATATTGGTATATGGATTCATCAGTATATGAATCGATCCGGATTGAAAATGAGCATCAAATTGTGCACTGCACTGATGGATATGTATCTAAAGTGTGGGAATTTGAATTTGGCTAAGAAACTATTTGATGCAATGACATCAAAAGATACTGTTTGTTGGAACGTGATGATTCTTGGACTAGCAATTCATGGCCATGGAGAGGATGCACTTAAACTGTTTGCTTGCATGATGAAAGAacaggtgaaaccagatgatgcGACATATATTGCCATATTGACGGCTTGCAGTCATTCAAGACTAGTGGAAGAAGGCTTACAAGCTTTCGACAGCATGAACAGCTATGGAATTGAGCCCAAAAGTGAACACTATGTATGCATGGTAGACTCTCTTGGCCGAGCTGGGTATTTCAAGGAGGCTCAAGAAATCATTGGAAGGATGTCTGGGGATGTTAGTCCTGCAGACAAGGCAATCGCATGGAGGGCACTACTGAGTGCTTGCTGGAATCATGGTGACACACGATGTGCTGAAGTTGCAGCAAGGCATCTCCTAGAGTCGGAAGTCCGTAGTAGTGGTTATGTTCTTCTGTCAAATATCCATGAGACATTAGGGAAAGATGGTGAAGAAGCAAGGAGAATAAGGAAATGCATGAAGGACAGAGGAATACTTAAATTGCCTGGCTGCAGCTCTATACAGGCTGGTGGGCATGTTCATGAATTTATTGCAGGTGAGCAGATGCATCCAGAGATAAAAGAAATACATTCAGTGCTGGAGACAATTCATGAGCAATTTTTGGGCTAG